Proteins found in one Hevea brasiliensis isolate MT/VB/25A 57/8 chromosome 18, ASM3005281v1, whole genome shotgun sequence genomic segment:
- the LOC110638373 gene encoding 15.4 kDa class V heat shock protein — MEFPMNQPFPWHYLLASPALFSYPLIPENYVHWAQTPDSHVYSADFPGVRKEEIKVEIEDSMSLIIRTEAIDELTKPVENFMRNSGFRVLVDIDGISAGYEDGVPIVTVPRSYRRRGLLIDPAAMPERLEVTARAA; from the exons ATGGAGTTCCCCATGAATCAACCTTTCCCGTGGCACTACCTCCTTGCCTCTCCTGCCCTCTTCTCCTACCCCCTCATCCCAGAAAATTATGTTCACTGGGCTCAAACCCCTGATTCCCATGTTTACTCAGCTGACTTCCCTG GTGTGAGGAAAGAGGAGATAAAGGTAGAGATTGAGGATTCAATGTCCCTCATAATTAGAACAGAGGCCATTGATGAATTAACTAAACCTGTCGAGAACTTCATGAGAAATTCCGGCTTCCGTGTTTTGGTTGACATTGATGGAATTTCAGCTGGATATGAAGATGGTGTCCCGATAGTTACTGTACCAAGATCTTACAGAAGGAGAGGACTCCTTATTGACCCAGCAGCTATGCCTGAGAGGCTGGAAGTTACTGCTAGAGCTGcttga